From one Streptomyces sp. N50 genomic stretch:
- a CDS encoding endonuclease/exonuclease/phosphatase family protein gives MGTATTEWTPADFVPERHRARRFWRWCAGLLFTGVSVVVGCRTADIDGITPVPQLLAFFPWLLAPTGVGLLLSLFTRWRLGLVWGVALLGLLAWFIEPYGKSGEPSGPAIAGFRVLTSNVEFGQGTGSLVPVIRRERPDVVFVEECEYRCQATLSRDFGTEFPYRQAVAAAGSHGSVILSRFPLKGTKGVTGTMGMPGAVADVAGHSVRLQLAHPMPPLPNQVGLWRRELGRLRTFAAADRTTPTILAGDFNSSQDHAAFRRILDTGLRDAARMAGHPRTPSWPERFTPTFGTQIDHVLLSPDFSANSARFLDIAGSDHRALLVDIALHQHE, from the coding sequence GTGGGCACCGCGACCACCGAGTGGACCCCCGCCGACTTCGTGCCCGAACGCCATCGCGCGCGCCGTTTCTGGCGATGGTGCGCCGGGCTGCTGTTCACGGGCGTGAGCGTGGTCGTCGGCTGTCGTACGGCGGACATCGACGGCATCACGCCGGTCCCCCAACTCCTGGCGTTCTTCCCCTGGTTGCTCGCCCCGACCGGCGTCGGACTGCTCCTCTCCCTCTTCACCCGCTGGCGGCTGGGCCTCGTCTGGGGTGTCGCGCTGCTGGGCCTGCTGGCGTGGTTCATCGAGCCGTACGGGAAGAGCGGTGAACCGAGCGGCCCGGCGATCGCCGGGTTCCGCGTCCTGACCTCGAACGTCGAGTTCGGGCAGGGGACGGGCTCCCTGGTGCCGGTGATCCGGCGGGAGCGGCCGGACGTGGTGTTCGTGGAGGAGTGCGAGTACCGGTGCCAGGCCACGCTGTCGCGGGACTTCGGCACCGAGTTCCCGTACCGGCAGGCGGTGGCGGCGGCCGGTTCGCACGGTTCGGTCATCCTGAGCCGCTTCCCGCTCAAGGGCACGAAGGGCGTCACCGGCACGATGGGCATGCCGGGCGCGGTGGCAGACGTAGCCGGTCATTCCGTACGGCTCCAACTGGCCCACCCCATGCCACCGTTGCCGAACCAGGTCGGTCTCTGGCGCCGCGAGCTGGGCAGACTCCGTACCTTCGCCGCCGCCGACCGCACCACCCCCACGATCCTGGCCGGAGACTTCAACTCCTCCCAGGACCATGCCGCGTTCCGCCGCATCCTGGACACGGGCCTGCGCGACGCGGCCCGCATGGCCGGACACCCCCGCACCCCGAGTTGGCCGGAGCGGTTCACCCCCACCTTCGGCACCCAGATCGACCACGTGCTCCTGTCCCCGGACTTCTCCGCGAACAGCGCCCGCTTCCTCGACATCGCCGGCTCCGACCATCGCGCGCTGCTGGTCGACATCGCACTCCACCAGCACGAATAA
- a CDS encoding alpha/beta hydrolase — protein sequence MPPLTPPYIPLVLIHGHPFDHTMWTPQIEAFSPARRVIAPDLRGYGDSPSTPGVTDFSDFATDIEELLDKEEVETFVLAGLSMGGQIAMDCYGRFGERVRGLVLADTFPSADTPEAACVREATADRLLREGMRGYADEVLERMVAPSADPRVKAHVHRMMTATDPGSAAAALRARAQRPDYRDLLTRVTVPALVVVGADDTYTPVSDAEAMHAALPDSTLRVIEGAAHLPNLERPEEFNEMLGEFLAHVG from the coding sequence ATGCCACCCCTTACTCCCCCATACATCCCTCTTGTCCTCATCCACGGCCACCCCTTCGACCACACGATGTGGACCCCGCAGATCGAGGCGTTCTCCCCCGCCCGCCGGGTCATCGCGCCCGACCTGCGCGGCTACGGCGACTCCCCCTCGACGCCCGGTGTCACCGACTTCTCGGACTTCGCCACCGACATCGAGGAACTGCTGGACAAGGAGGAGGTCGAGACGTTCGTGCTGGCCGGGCTGTCGATGGGCGGCCAGATCGCGATGGACTGCTACGGCCGGTTCGGGGAGCGCGTCCGGGGTCTGGTCCTCGCGGACACCTTCCCGTCGGCGGACACTCCGGAGGCGGCCTGCGTCCGCGAGGCGACGGCCGACCGGCTCCTCCGGGAGGGCATGCGCGGCTACGCCGACGAGGTGCTGGAGCGGATGGTGGCGCCGTCGGCAGACCCGCGGGTCAAGGCGCACGTCCACCGCATGATGACGGCCACCGACCCCGGGTCCGCCGCGGCCGCCCTGCGCGCCCGCGCCCAACGCCCGGACTACCGCGACCTGTTGACCCGGGTCACGGTCCCGGCCCTGGTGGTCGTGGGCGCCGACGACACCTACACCCCCGTCTCCGACGCGGAGGCGATGCACGCGGCGCTCCCCGACTCCACGCTCCGGGTGATCGAGGGCGCGGCCCATCTGCCGAATCTCGAACGCCCCGAGGAGTTCAACGAGATGCTGGGGGAGTTCCTGGCACACGTGGGATAA
- a CDS encoding PLP-dependent aminotransferase family protein, whose amino-acid sequence MADYRRIADRIADDIASGRLRPGQRLSPQRAFARRHGIAGSTAGRVYAELVRRGLVVGEVGRGTFVRAAAAGPYGQAIVEAATTAPVNLELNYPSAPGQSELLAPALAPLLRPDVLTEALRPAAATGTAAARAAAAELLATPAWRPAADRVLFSGNARQAIAATLASLVRPGGRVGVEPLTYPLVREIAGRLGVTLVALAADGDGPRPESVVAAHRTAPLSALYLQPTLHNPTSVTTSEARKREIGGVVRELGLPVVEDRIWSFLHPDSPAPLAAYAPGLVHVVDGLSKRVAPGLTVGFLVVPEGRVEVVGAAIRSGGWSAGRFALEAAVRWIGDGTVARLVDAKRVDAEVRQRLVVEELGDFGGVRADPLTYYAWWELPAPWRADTFAAAAAAHGIAVTPGTAFSVDPKVTPDAVRLGLASAAVPDLRRALRTLAALAGGAAGGTPVRHGRIG is encoded by the coding sequence ATGGCCGACTACCGGCGGATTGCCGACCGCATCGCGGACGACATCGCCTCCGGACGGCTCCGGCCGGGCCAACGGCTGTCCCCGCAAAGGGCGTTCGCCCGGCGGCACGGGATCGCGGGGTCCACGGCGGGGCGCGTCTACGCCGAACTCGTGCGCCGGGGGCTGGTGGTGGGGGAGGTCGGCCGCGGCACCTTCGTGCGGGCCGCGGCGGCGGGGCCGTACGGGCAGGCGATCGTCGAGGCGGCGACCACCGCGCCGGTGAATCTGGAGCTCAACTACCCTTCCGCACCGGGCCAGTCGGAGCTGCTGGCCCCGGCGCTCGCGCCGCTGCTCCGCCCGGACGTGCTGACCGAGGCGCTGCGTCCGGCGGCCGCGACCGGGACGGCGGCGGCTCGCGCGGCCGCGGCCGAGCTGCTCGCCACACCCGCCTGGCGTCCCGCCGCCGACCGCGTCCTCTTCAGCGGCAACGCCCGGCAGGCCATCGCCGCGACGCTCGCCTCCCTCGTCCGGCCGGGAGGGCGGGTCGGGGTCGAGCCGTTGACGTATCCGCTGGTCAGGGAGATCGCGGGGCGGCTCGGGGTCACGCTGGTCGCCTTGGCGGCGGACGGGGACGGGCCGCGCCCGGAGTCGGTCGTCGCCGCGCATCGCACCGCGCCTCTCTCCGCCCTCTATCTGCAGCCGACGCTCCACAACCCGACCTCCGTGACGACGAGTGAGGCGCGGAAGCGTGAAATCGGCGGTGTCGTGCGGGAGTTGGGGCTGCCCGTCGTCGAGGACCGCATCTGGTCGTTCCTCCACCCGGACTCCCCCGCGCCGCTCGCCGCCTACGCGCCCGGGCTCGTCCATGTCGTGGACGGGCTGTCGAAGCGGGTCGCGCCGGGGCTCACCGTGGGGTTTCTTGTCGTGCCGGAAGGGCGCGTCGAGGTCGTGGGGGCCGCCATCCGGTCGGGTGGGTGGAGTGCGGGGCGGTTCGCGTTGGAGGCGGCGGTGCGGTGGATCGGCGACGGGACCGTGGCGCGGCTGGTCGACGCCAAGCGGGTCGACGCGGAGGTCCGACAGCGGCTTGTCGTCGAGGAGTTGGGGGACTTCGGTGGCGTACGGGCCGATCCGCTGACCTATTACGCCTGGTGGGAGCTGCCCGCGCCGTGGCGGGCCGACACCTTCGCCGCCGCCGCGGCGGCGCACGGGATCGCGGTCACGCCCGGGACCGCCTTCAGCGTGGATCCGAAGGTGACCCCGGACGCGGTCAGACTTGGGCTCGCGTCGGCTGCTGTGCCCGATCTGCGGCGGGCGTTGCGGACGCTCGCCGCTCTCGCAGGAGGCGCAGCAGGAGGAACTCCCGTACGGCACGGGCGTATCGGGTGA
- a CDS encoding SH3 domain-containing protein encodes MRTTPALRTLAAALLTGGTLAVAAAGTTAAAAPTTYAEGHGGGGGGGSPIWGTVVSRTELNVRESPTTRSPVVAALSPGSQDRVQCVVRGQRVNGNPDWYWLVGAQAWASAAFVDTGGQGVPSCSDPCPGWRDGGNSNSGDSNWNNDPNWNDNNSSWSTSASGSWSASGTWSWSSSGSSTGGGIWNWAP; translated from the coding sequence ATGCGCACCACTCCGGCCCTGCGGACTCTGGCCGCGGCCCTGCTCACCGGTGGCACTCTCGCCGTCGCGGCGGCGGGCACCACGGCAGCGGCAGCACCGACCACGTACGCCGAAGGACATGGCGGTGGTGGCGGTGGCGGCAGTCCGATCTGGGGCACCGTCGTGTCCCGCACGGAACTGAACGTGCGGGAGTCGCCCACCACCCGCTCACCCGTCGTCGCCGCGCTCTCACCCGGCAGTCAGGACCGCGTCCAGTGCGTGGTCAGGGGACAGCGCGTCAACGGGAATCCCGACTGGTACTGGCTCGTCGGCGCGCAGGCCTGGGCCAGCGCGGCGTTCGTCGACACCGGCGGCCAGGGCGTGCCGTCCTGCTCGGACCCGTGTCCGGGCTGGCGCGACGGCGGCAACTCCAACTCGGGCGACTCCAACTGGAACAACGACCCGAACTGGAACGACAACAACTCCTCGTGGAGCACCTCGGCCTCCGGGTCGTGGAGCGCCTCGGGCACGTGGAGCTGGAGCTCCTCCGGTTCGTCGACCGGCGGCGGCATCTGGAACTGGGCGCCGTAG
- a CDS encoding NAD(P)-dependent oxidoreductase: MKLVLFGATGMVGSRIATEASARGHQVLAVSRSGRSPVPGVTATAADATDPAKVAEVARGADAVASACVPPRDGSDPRGPFLALNEALVAGVRAAGVGRLLVVGGAGGLEVAPGQALSDQPGFPEAYLPEAHAHRDVLAYYRALDDGPDDGLDWTYVSPAAEIAPGTRTGRFRVDGDQFMTDDQGRSLISAEDYAVAFVDELERHEHPRTRMSVAY; encoded by the coding sequence ATGAAGCTCGTACTCTTCGGCGCCACCGGCATGGTCGGCAGCCGGATCGCGACGGAGGCGTCGGCCCGCGGCCACCAGGTCCTGGCGGTCAGCCGCTCCGGCCGGTCGCCCGTCCCCGGGGTCACCGCCACGGCGGCGGACGCGACGGACCCGGCGAAGGTGGCCGAGGTCGCGCGCGGCGCCGACGCCGTCGCCTCCGCGTGCGTACCGCCCCGCGACGGCAGCGATCCGCGCGGCCCCTTCCTCGCCCTGAACGAGGCCCTCGTCGCGGGCGTCCGCGCGGCCGGTGTCGGGCGGCTCCTGGTGGTCGGCGGCGCCGGCGGCCTGGAGGTCGCCCCCGGCCAGGCCCTCAGCGACCAGCCCGGCTTCCCCGAGGCCTACCTCCCGGAGGCCCACGCCCACCGCGACGTCCTCGCCTACTACCGCGCCCTGGACGACGGCCCCGACGACGGCCTTGACTGGACCTACGTCTCCCCCGCCGCCGAGATCGCCCCGGGCACCCGCACCGGCCGCTTCCGCGTCGACGGGGACCAGTTCATGACCGACGACCAGGGCCGCAGCCTCATCAGCGCCGAGGACTACGCGGTCGCCTTCGTCGACGAGCTGGAGCGGCACGAGCACCCGCGCACCCGGATGTCGGTCGCATACTGA
- a CDS encoding PP2C family protein-serine/threonine phosphatase gives MSGRGHRPVRYGALGRSPLDGDPEAIRRQHLLRVRGRSVAWIPPLLVLVSILLVDWYTGGEFRTVSWIVLVPGIAAAICGVRGTAVFAVLGLATYVLADHAWPRQYQTGLPDFILVGVGGALAVLACVVRVRGERRMLRMRDVAETTRRTLLRPLPPGWGGLDHAAVYLAADAFARVGGDFYDIQPGPHGTRALVGDVQGKGLGAVEAAAALLGTFREAGYHERELATVAARLETRIHRHGLHLAALDREDDDRIDRFATAILLSFPVAEPDTVEVVNFGHEPPLVVGPHGVRSLPPGHGLPLGLGELAHMDGPPPTLRVALGPGETLLVVTDGVTEARDGAGVFYPLKSLVSEGVLADPHLADPDRLVAYVRDGTLRHSGGHLADDTTIFAVRRS, from the coding sequence GTGAGCGGCCGCGGACACAGACCGGTGCGCTACGGCGCCCTCGGGCGCTCCCCGCTCGACGGCGACCCCGAGGCGATCCGGCGGCAGCATCTGCTGCGGGTGCGCGGGCGCAGCGTCGCCTGGATACCCCCGCTGCTGGTGCTCGTCAGCATCCTGCTGGTCGACTGGTACACCGGCGGCGAGTTCCGGACCGTCTCGTGGATCGTGCTCGTGCCCGGTATCGCCGCGGCGATCTGCGGGGTGCGGGGAACGGCCGTGTTCGCGGTGCTGGGCCTGGCCACCTACGTCCTCGCCGACCACGCCTGGCCGCGCCAGTACCAGACCGGGCTGCCCGACTTCATCCTCGTCGGCGTCGGCGGCGCCCTGGCCGTCCTGGCCTGTGTGGTCCGGGTCCGCGGCGAACGCCGGATGCTGCGCATGCGGGACGTCGCCGAGACCACCCGCCGCACGCTGCTGCGCCCGCTGCCGCCCGGCTGGGGCGGCCTCGACCACGCGGCCGTCTACCTCGCCGCGGACGCCTTCGCCCGCGTCGGCGGCGACTTCTACGACATCCAGCCCGGCCCGCACGGCACCCGCGCCCTCGTCGGCGACGTCCAGGGCAAGGGCCTCGGCGCGGTGGAGGCGGCGGCCGCGCTGCTCGGCACGTTCCGCGAGGCGGGGTACCACGAGCGGGAGCTCGCGACCGTCGCCGCGCGGCTGGAGACCCGGATCCACCGGCACGGGCTGCATCTCGCCGCCCTCGACCGCGAGGACGACGACCGCATCGACCGGTTCGCGACAGCCATCCTGCTGAGCTTCCCCGTCGCCGAACCGGACACCGTCGAGGTCGTCAACTTCGGTCACGAACCCCCGCTGGTGGTCGGCCCGCACGGCGTACGGTCGCTGCCGCCCGGGCACGGACTCCCGCTCGGGCTGGGCGAGTTGGCCCACATGGACGGTCCGCCGCCGACCCTACGAGTCGCCCTGGGCCCCGGTGAGACCCTGCTCGTGGTCACCGACGGGGTGACGGAGGCGCGGGACGGCGCGGGCGTCTTCTACCCGCTCAAGTCCCTGGTCTCGGAGGGGGTGTTGGCAGATCCGCACCTCGCCGACCCGGACCGGCTCGTCGCCTACGTCCGTGACGGCACCCTGCGCCACAGCGGCGGACATCTCGCCGACGACACCACCATCTTCGCGGTACGGCGGTCCTGA
- a CDS encoding TetR/AcrR family transcriptional regulator C-terminal domain-containing protein → MGISRTAVVDAALDVLDEQGLDKVTMRAVADRLGVQHNTVRWHAENKQRLLVLMSDAIFTGLDVDALPAQWDDRFRALARWSRRALLAHRDGARLVSGISTTETHTYRLADAMIQTLLDAGFPPRTAAWANWTVFYLILGITQEQQAQSADAADPVLAFDDDAFPALRIASEHVVAGTFDERFEFALDMQMTALRVELARTDSP, encoded by the coding sequence ATGGGCATCAGCCGTACGGCGGTCGTCGACGCGGCACTCGACGTGCTCGACGAGCAGGGCCTGGACAAGGTGACCATGCGCGCCGTCGCGGACAGGCTGGGCGTGCAGCACAACACCGTCCGCTGGCACGCGGAGAACAAGCAGCGCCTGCTTGTCCTGATGTCGGACGCCATCTTCACGGGACTGGACGTCGACGCCCTCCCCGCGCAGTGGGACGACCGCTTCCGCGCCCTCGCCCGCTGGAGCCGGAGAGCCCTCCTGGCCCACCGCGACGGAGCACGCCTGGTCTCGGGAATCTCGACCACGGAGACCCACACGTACCGGTTGGCCGACGCGATGATCCAGACGCTTCTGGACGCGGGTTTCCCGCCCCGGACGGCGGCCTGGGCGAACTGGACCGTGTTCTATCTGATCCTGGGCATCACACAGGAGCAGCAGGCCCAGTCCGCCGACGCGGCCGACCCCGTGCTGGCCTTCGACGACGACGCGTTCCCGGCTCTGCGCATAGCCTCCGAACACGTCGTCGCCGGCACCTTCGACGAGCGCTTCGAGTTCGCGCTGGACATGCAGATGACAGCCCTGCGGGTGGAGTTGGCCCGCACGGATTCCCCGTGA
- a CDS encoding alpha/beta hydrolase, whose protein sequence is MFLDPEFLPVYESLPEMDVFADVRGARVALLAASGDGRSDGEVNVEDREIPVQGVDGHALSLRIYTPVSRSAAPLPVAVWIHGGGFVLGGPNAEDATCRRLTAELGIAVVAPDYRLAPENPYPAAFDDCYAALRWVVDEADALGVDVTRLALGGHSAGAALVAAVALAARDRQGPRIRYLHLGYPVLDDRLETGSARAVTDPKLFNRQGAAAGWELYLQGSDPAAGYAVPARAKDLSDLPPAYILADGVDPARDEALEFAARLSAAGNSVELHLVPGVPHMFDVLAPTIRASRRAVAAWTTAFAHGIGAS, encoded by the coding sequence GTGTTCCTGGATCCTGAGTTTCTTCCGGTTTATGAGTCACTGCCGGAGATGGACGTGTTCGCCGATGTGCGGGGGGCCCGCGTGGCCCTGCTCGCGGCCAGCGGTGACGGCAGGTCGGACGGCGAGGTGAACGTCGAGGACCGCGAGATCCCCGTGCAGGGCGTGGACGGGCACGCGCTGAGCCTGCGGATCTACACCCCCGTGTCCCGGAGCGCCGCCCCGCTGCCCGTGGCGGTCTGGATCCACGGGGGCGGGTTCGTCCTCGGCGGGCCCAACGCGGAGGACGCGACCTGCCGGCGGCTGACCGCGGAACTGGGTATCGCCGTCGTCGCCCCGGACTACCGGCTCGCCCCCGAGAACCCCTACCCCGCCGCGTTCGACGACTGCTACGCCGCCCTGCGCTGGGTCGTCGACGAGGCGGACGCCCTGGGCGTCGACGTGACGAGGCTGGCCCTGGGCGGGCACTCCGCCGGCGCCGCCCTGGTCGCGGCCGTGGCCCTCGCCGCCCGCGACCGGCAGGGGCCGAGGATCAGGTACCTCCACCTCGGCTACCCGGTTCTCGACGACCGCCTGGAGACCGGGTCGGCCCGGGCCGTCACCGATCCGAAGCTCTTCAACCGCCAAGGGGCGGCGGCCGGTTGGGAGCTCTACCTCCAGGGGAGCGACCCGGCGGCCGGTTACGCCGTACCGGCCCGGGCGAAGGACCTGAGCGACCTGCCGCCCGCCTACATCCTGGCCGACGGGGTCGATCCGGCCCGGGACGAGGCGCTGGAGTTCGCCGCCCGGCTGAGCGCGGCCGGCAACTCCGTCGAACTCCACCTCGTACCCGGCGTACCGCACATGTTCGACGTCCTGGCCCCCACCATCCGCGCGAGCCGCCGGGCCGTGGCGGCCTGGACGACCGCGTTCGCCCACGGGATCGGAGCGTCATGA
- a CDS encoding FAD-dependent monooxygenase → MNQQVATSRQVAMNQQVVIAGAGPVGLWLAAELRLAGITVTVVEPRLEPDPKSKALTVHPRTIELLASRGLEQPFLEEGLHIPSGHFAVLDSRLDFGLLETGYPFTLALLQCRTEELFEIHARAAGADIRRGHRVTGLTETPDSVTVHIEGPDGPYDEEALYVAGCDGTRSTVRTSAHIPYPGDDFTVLGFLGDVVLDEPPPGAAFSRTGIDGLVMIVALPGGLHRVVGTVPADVRTDWPGDLTLEELRANVRQVTGTDFGLHSPTWLSRYGNTSRLAERYVKGRVVLAGDAAHQHMPAGGVGLNVGVQDATNLGWKLAATIQGRAPAGLLDTYHDERHPVGADLLEHTRAQTALIAAFTPDGQRLRSLLSQLVAEQPSLSRTLAERLSGLHVAYDAPTADAHPLVGRRAPDLAFTDGGDTVFALLRTGHHVLLDLRGPHDDQATPLATAEDGPLVTRTGTLTGDHAPWAEVTAALIRPDGHVAWATEENDPGKLTTATRDALDRAGLTGTDR, encoded by the coding sequence ATGAACCAGCAGGTCGCCACGAGTCGGCAGGTCGCCATGAATCAGCAGGTCGTCATCGCGGGAGCGGGTCCCGTCGGGCTCTGGCTGGCCGCGGAGCTGCGGCTCGCGGGCATCACGGTCACCGTCGTGGAGCCGCGACTTGAGCCCGATCCGAAGTCCAAGGCGCTCACCGTCCACCCCCGCACCATCGAGCTGCTGGCCTCGCGCGGCCTGGAGCAGCCCTTCCTCGAAGAGGGCCTGCACATCCCCAGCGGGCACTTCGCGGTCCTCGACAGCCGGCTCGACTTCGGCCTGCTGGAGACCGGCTACCCCTTCACCCTGGCGCTGCTCCAGTGCCGTACCGAGGAACTGTTCGAGATCCACGCCCGGGCGGCCGGCGCGGACATCCGCCGCGGCCACCGCGTCACCGGTCTGACCGAGACCCCCGACTCGGTCACCGTGCACATCGAGGGCCCCGACGGCCCGTACGACGAGGAAGCGCTCTACGTCGCCGGCTGCGACGGCACCCGCAGCACCGTCCGCACCAGCGCCCACATCCCTTACCCGGGCGACGACTTCACCGTGCTGGGCTTCCTCGGGGACGTCGTCCTGGACGAGCCCCCGCCCGGTGCGGCGTTCAGCAGGACCGGCATCGACGGCCTCGTCATGATCGTCGCGCTGCCGGGCGGCCTGCACCGCGTCGTGGGCACCGTGCCCGCCGACGTCCGCACCGACTGGCCCGGCGACCTCACCCTGGAGGAACTGCGGGCGAACGTCCGGCAGGTCACGGGCACCGACTTCGGCCTGCACTCGCCGACTTGGCTGTCCCGCTACGGCAACACCAGTCGCCTGGCGGAGCGTTACGTCAAGGGCCGGGTGGTCCTCGCCGGCGACGCCGCCCACCAGCACATGCCCGCGGGCGGGGTGGGGCTCAACGTCGGCGTCCAGGACGCCACCAACCTCGGCTGGAAACTCGCGGCCACCATCCAGGGCCGGGCACCGGCGGGCCTGCTCGACACGTACCACGACGAGCGCCACCCGGTCGGCGCCGACCTGCTGGAGCACACCCGCGCCCAGACGGCCCTGATCGCCGCGTTCACCCCCGACGGCCAGCGACTGCGTTCGCTGCTCAGCCAACTCGTCGCCGAGCAGCCGTCGTTGAGCCGGACCCTCGCCGAGCGGCTGTCCGGCCTGCACGTCGCCTACGACGCCCCCACCGCCGACGCGCACCCGCTCGTGGGCCGACGAGCGCCCGACCTCGCCTTCACCGACGGCGGCGACACGGTGTTCGCCCTGCTCCGGACCGGCCACCACGTCCTGCTCGACCTGCGCGGCCCCCATGACGACCAGGCAACGCCCCTGGCCACCGCCGAGGACGGCCCCTTGGTCACCCGCACCGGCACGCTCACCGGGGACCACGCTCCCTGGGCCGAGGTCACCGCCGCGCTGATCCGCCCCGACGGGCACGTGGCCTGGGCGACCGAGGAGAACGACCCCGGAAAACTCACGACCGCCACCCGGGACGCCCTCGACCGGGCCGGCCTCACCGGGACCGACCGGTAA
- a CDS encoding RidA family protein, whose translation MSAEMINPPTLAPPVMNLYTQVVAATGTRFVAIAGQVAIDAEGHLVGPGDFAAQAEQVFRNLRAALEAAGATPADLVKMTIHVVGHRPEMIDTVFTAGSKAFDGEWPLPASTYLGVEALGLPEWLIEVDGYAVIA comes from the coding sequence ATGTCCGCGGAGATGATCAACCCCCCGACGCTCGCCCCGCCCGTCATGAACCTCTACACGCAGGTCGTCGCCGCGACCGGCACCCGGTTCGTGGCCATCGCCGGCCAGGTCGCCATCGACGCCGAAGGCCACCTCGTCGGCCCCGGCGACTTCGCCGCCCAGGCCGAACAGGTCTTCCGCAACCTCAGGGCCGCGCTCGAAGCGGCAGGCGCCACCCCGGCGGACCTGGTCAAGATGACGATCCATGTCGTGGGCCACCGCCCCGAGATGATCGACACGGTCTTCACCGCAGGCAGCAAGGCCTTCGACGGCGAGTGGCCGCTGCCGGCCAGCACGTACCTCGGCGTCGAGGCGCTCGGCCTGCCGGAGTGGCTCATCGAGGTCGACGGCTACGCGGTCATCGCCTGA
- a CDS encoding amidohydrolase, which translates to MTTSPAASPAARTALDLTADLPVPDLEDFYRDLHRHPELSGREHRTATKLAERLTKAGYDTVEGIGGTGVAGVLRNGDGPTVLLRADMDALPVQEETGLSYASSVPGAMHACGHDLHVTWLAGAAQALAAGRDAWSGTLVLVGQPAEETGSGAAAMVADGLYERVPRPDVLLAQHAAPGPAGFYPHVPGLIMSASTDIDIVVHGLGGHGSRPEATVDPVVTAAYLVTRLQTVVSREIAARDSAVLTVGRIEAGTRHNIIPTEARISLNLRTQSDDVRERMIAAIRRIASGECLAAGCPREPEVTIGTSLPTMVNDADTDRRIAAVHTEVLGAGTVFDPGPATGSEDFPRLVPEGVPYSYWFVTSTPADVWDAAPGTDLMEKFHAVPSNHSPNFAPDLVTVVPGVRTLVSGALEMLTVK; encoded by the coding sequence GTGACCACTTCCCCCGCCGCTTCCCCCGCCGCGCGCACCGCACTCGACCTCACCGCGGACCTCCCGGTCCCCGACCTGGAGGACTTCTACCGGGACCTGCACCGACACCCGGAGCTGTCCGGCCGCGAGCACCGCACGGCCACGAAGCTCGCCGAACGTCTCACCAAGGCGGGCTACGACACCGTCGAGGGCATCGGCGGCACCGGCGTCGCCGGGGTGCTCCGCAACGGCGACGGCCCGACCGTCCTGCTGCGCGCCGACATGGACGCGCTGCCGGTGCAGGAGGAGACGGGGCTGTCGTACGCCTCCTCGGTCCCCGGCGCGATGCACGCCTGCGGGCACGACCTGCACGTGACCTGGCTGGCGGGCGCGGCCCAGGCGCTGGCCGCCGGGCGGGACGCCTGGTCGGGGACGCTGGTGCTGGTGGGGCAGCCCGCGGAGGAGACGGGTTCGGGTGCGGCGGCGATGGTGGCCGACGGGCTGTACGAGCGCGTCCCGCGTCCGGACGTGCTGCTCGCCCAGCACGCGGCACCGGGGCCCGCCGGGTTCTACCCGCACGTGCCCGGCCTGATCATGTCGGCCTCGACGGACATCGACATCGTCGTCCACGGCCTCGGCGGTCACGGTTCCCGGCCCGAGGCCACGGTCGACCCGGTCGTCACCGCCGCGTACCTGGTGACCCGCCTGCAGACGGTCGTCTCCCGGGAGATCGCGGCCCGTGACTCCGCCGTCCTGACGGTGGGCCGGATCGAGGCGGGCACCCGGCACAACATCATCCCGACCGAGGCCCGGATCTCCCTCAACCTGCGCACCCAGTCCGACGACGTGCGGGAGCGGATGATCGCCGCGATCCGCCGTATCGCGTCCGGCGAGTGCCTCGCCGCGGGGTGCCCGCGCGAGCCCGAGGTGACCATCGGCACCAGCCTCCCGACGATGGTCAACGACGCGGACACCGACCGCCGGATCGCCGCCGTGCACACCGAGGTCCTCGGCGCGGGCACGGTCTTCGACCCCGGCCCGGCGACGGGCAGCGAGGACTTCCCCCGGCTGGTGCCGGAGGGCGTCCCGTACTCCTACTGGTTCGTGACGAGCACCCCGGCGGACGTGTGGGACGCGGCGCCCGGCACGGACCTGATGGAGAAGTTCCACGCCGTCCCCAGCAACCACAGCCCGAACTTCGCACCCGACCTGGTGACGGTCGTACCGGGTGTACGGACCCTGGTGTCGGGCGCGTTGGAGATGCTGACGGTGAAGTAG